A DNA window from Cytobacillus sp. IB215665 contains the following coding sequences:
- a CDS encoding isochorismatase family protein, translating to MKQILLIIDAQQELIDGNQEESAVFNKKQLISNINLVIEKAIMSGVPVIFVRDQDVAEGKGKGFQIHDDINVPANAKIFDKAATNAFHRTGLLNHLRSQEIEHVVIMGCATQYCIDSAVRTATISGLDVTLVGDGHSTTDSDVLRAEHIINHHNKTLHGHYNVEHFSMVRNAEEDLFQPTHDSYR from the coding sequence TTGAAACAAATATTATTAATTATTGATGCTCAACAAGAACTAATTGATGGGAATCAAGAAGAAAGTGCGGTTTTTAATAAAAAACAACTTATTAGCAATATCAATTTAGTCATTGAAAAAGCAATAATGTCCGGTGTTCCAGTAATCTTTGTAAGGGATCAGGATGTTGCTGAAGGTAAAGGAAAAGGATTTCAAATTCACGATGATATTAATGTACCTGCGAATGCAAAGATTTTCGATAAAGCTGCTACGAATGCATTTCATAGGACAGGACTTTTAAATCATTTAAGGTCTCAAGAAATTGAGCATGTTGTTATTATGGGCTGTGCAACACAGTACTGTATAGATAGTGCTGTAAGAACAGCAACTATTAGTGGTTTGGATGTCACATTAGTCGGTGACGGACATTCAACAACGGATAGTGATGTTTTAAGAGCAGAACATATTATAAATCACCATAATAAAACTCTGCATGGCCATTACAATGTTGAACACTTTTCAATGGTTAGAAATGCTGAAGAAGACTTATTTCAACCAACGCATGATTCATACAGATAA
- a CDS encoding MBL fold metallo-hydrolase, which translates to MKKNYLVTLLSLLLMFGIIGSSFAAGLNDNNEKLIQDESSENEDSELYPAPLPDNAKGAMIPMDKGYLVEEIGDGIYAVMDGIFTTMFMTTGKGVIAVDAPTTLGDKYLEAIKEVTDEPIKYVIYSHAHQDHIGAASMFPDDVKIIAHEETANILEERQDPNRPIPTQTFKGDKKVLSIGDKKLQLDYIGDNHQEGNIFISVPDQKVLMAVDIVFPGWVPFRYLALSDNIPGWIDAHYKILEYDFDTLVSGHVTRLGTREDVETQIEYIEDIIETTKLAMQEVSQFEIGQRVGFENPWYVMDVYYNEVIKVANDDLLPRWIDRLGGADIYTSQHISKVLDMLRLE; encoded by the coding sequence ATGAAAAAAAATTATTTAGTTACTTTACTCTCACTTTTGTTAATGTTTGGTATAATCGGAAGCTCTTTTGCAGCTGGGCTTAATGACAACAATGAAAAACTAATTCAAGATGAAAGTTCCGAAAATGAAGATAGTGAGTTATATCCAGCCCCACTTCCTGATAATGCAAAAGGAGCTATGATCCCTATGGATAAAGGGTATCTAGTTGAGGAAATAGGAGATGGAATTTATGCTGTAATGGATGGTATTTTCACTACGATGTTTATGACTACCGGAAAAGGAGTTATAGCAGTGGATGCCCCAACTACACTGGGAGATAAGTATTTAGAAGCGATCAAAGAAGTAACGGATGAACCGATAAAATATGTCATTTATAGTCATGCACACCAAGATCATATTGGCGCTGCGTCAATGTTCCCTGATGATGTAAAGATTATTGCGCATGAAGAAACAGCAAACATATTAGAAGAAAGACAAGACCCTAACCGCCCTATCCCTACACAAACTTTTAAAGGCGATAAAAAAGTGTTATCAATTGGAGACAAGAAGCTTCAGTTAGATTACATAGGAGATAATCATCAAGAAGGAAATATATTTATTTCTGTACCAGACCAAAAAGTTTTAATGGCTGTAGATATCGTTTTCCCAGGCTGGGTACCGTTTCGTTATTTAGCTCTTTCTGATAATATTCCTGGGTGGATAGATGCGCATTACAAAATATTAGAATATGACTTTGACACATTAGTTTCTGGTCACGTTACTCGCTTAGGCACACGTGAGGATGTAGAAACTCAAATAGAATACATCGAAGATATAATTGAAACTACTAAACTTGCTATGCAAGAGGTAAGTCAATTTGAAATTGGTCAAAGAGTAGGTTTTGAGAACCCTTGGTATGTCATGGATGTTTATTATAATGAAGTAATTAAAGTAGCTAATGACGATCTTCTTCCTAGATGGATTGATCGACTAGGTGGAGCTGATATATATACATCGCAACACATTTCCAAAGTACTTGATATGTTACGACTTGAATAA
- a CDS encoding GNAT family protein encodes MKIYETERLVLRQIDKTFVEEVLAYYQRNKDFLAEWEAQRPSDFYTLEIQENNITKDLESYSEGTSFKLWIFKKAGQDHTRIIGCISFSLIVQGILQSCILGYKLDKDELNKGFITEALEKAIKVMFQDFGLHRIEAPIIPRNKGSIQVVKKLGFEYEGLSRKMIKVNGVWEDHMRWALVNE; translated from the coding sequence ATGAAAATATATGAAACTGAACGTTTAGTTCTAAGACAAATAGATAAAACCTTCGTCGAGGAAGTACTTGCATATTATCAAAGGAATAAGGACTTCTTAGCAGAGTGGGAGGCACAAAGACCTTCGGATTTTTATACTCTAGAGATTCAAGAAAATAATATAACAAAAGACCTCGAATCTTATAGTGAGGGAACTTCTTTTAAGTTATGGATATTTAAAAAAGCAGGTCAAGACCATACTAGGATTATAGGCTGTATTTCTTTTAGTCTAATTGTTCAAGGGATACTGCAGTCTTGTATTCTTGGCTACAAGTTAGATAAGGATGAGTTAAATAAAGGGTTTATTACTGAAGCTTTAGAAAAGGCCATTAAAGTAATGTTCCAAGACTTTGGCTTACACCGTATTGAAGCACCTATTATCCCAAGAAATAAAGGATCTATTCAAGTAGTAAAGAAATTAGGCTTTGAATATGAAGGTTTATCTCGAAAAATGATAAAAGTAAATGGTGTTTGGGAAGACCATATGCGCTGGGCATTAGTAAACGAATAA
- a CDS encoding HIT domain-containing protein translates to MMTEDFYCDEVLSGKTLVNKVLETNNVLAYYHTRPFYPIHIVAIPKRHISSLITLEENDNELLLELFDVIKQVASKVTEEHGACRVMTNLGDYQDSKHLHWHIISGDPIK, encoded by the coding sequence ATGATGACTGAAGATTTTTATTGCGATGAGGTATTAAGTGGCAAAACTCTCGTAAATAAAGTATTGGAAACTAATAATGTTCTAGCTTATTATCATACAAGACCTTTTTATCCTATACATATAGTAGCCATACCAAAAAGGCACATCTCTTCTTTAATTACATTAGAAGAAAATGATAATGAATTATTACTTGAACTGTTCGATGTAATAAAACAGGTTGCTTCGAAAGTTACTGAGGAACATGGTGCTTGCAGAGTAATGACTAACCTAGGAGATTACCAAGATTCTAAGCATCTTCATTGGCACATAATATCTGGAGATCCTATAAAATAG
- a CDS encoding S-Ena type endospore appendage, with product MSTYKTTPCCGKSVTKETSAACCNCPVSAGEFFGNFNLSCGQQETVFFINEGIAPTLNGSIEVAGESDCGVNVVVTSNGNDIPFSIGRPCNPDPIGRGNSKSFVFKNVTQIEIICNGNGVDSCCVGNYFFTLVDSCVTATPIGVRRILT from the coding sequence ATGAGCACATATAAGACTACACCATGTTGTGGAAAAAGTGTCACCAAAGAGACAAGTGCTGCATGCTGTAATTGTCCCGTTTCAGCTGGAGAATTCTTTGGTAATTTTAATTTATCTTGCGGGCAGCAGGAGACGGTTTTCTTTATAAATGAAGGGATTGCACCAACTTTGAATGGCAGTATCGAAGTAGCTGGTGAATCTGATTGTGGAGTCAATGTAGTTGTTACCTCAAATGGAAACGACATCCCTTTTAGTATTGGGAGACCATGTAACCCAGATCCTATAGGGAGAGGGAATAGTAAGAGTTTCGTATTTAAGAATGTAACTCAAATAGAAATTATATGTAATGGTAATGGGGTTGATAGCTGTTGTGTAGGTAATTATTTCTTTACATTAGTAGATAGCTGTGTAACTGCCACTCCCATAGGTGTTAGAAGAATCCTAACCTGA
- a CDS encoding RrF2 family transcriptional regulator, giving the protein MKFSKATSHALHTMLYLATINANKPVGVQVLAEKLNVSPTYLSKILTKLVKEGMVTSASGANGGYSLSHGWESISFLDIIDAIEGRSSLFDCYDHGPECPIQKVMLSSEEKMEEELRKRKISDLIK; this is encoded by the coding sequence ATGAAATTTTCAAAAGCAACAAGTCACGCTTTGCATACGATGTTATACTTAGCCACAATAAATGCTAATAAACCTGTTGGAGTACAAGTTCTTGCCGAAAAATTAAATGTTTCACCGACATATTTATCAAAAATATTAACGAAACTTGTTAAAGAAGGCATGGTTACTTCTGCATCAGGAGCTAATGGAGGATATTCATTGTCTCATGGGTGGGAATCAATTTCTTTTCTCGATATAATTGATGCAATTGAAGGAAGGTCTTCATTATTTGATTGTTACGATCATGGACCTGAATGTCCTATACAAAAAGTCATGTTAAGTTCAGAAGAAAAAATGGAAGAAGAATTAAGAAAGCGTAAAATTTCTGACTTAATTAAATAA
- a CDS encoding class I SAM-dependent methyltransferase codes for MESAWENDPNTNVKIMQRLVQVGSYNTEGFRKWAKSYDEMSFSDEGRQRSNRILTWIEQQGVSFEGISVLDIGAASGVFSISIARKGAEVTAIEPSSDLDTMLAEHAKKHSVQVNIIQKPFEDFVEDNNKQSFDLVFSSMCPAISNWNIVEKALGFAKKYCYISGMSSRKENHLMDELLPIIGVESQGIDSSDMAYLLQLLFLKGYSYQSLIERHLKIVDIDIENVVTKLTEWFVEYRIPLEDKLLKKSEEYLRETYTGKIPLRMGGRFGKVLVQL; via the coding sequence ATGGAGTCTGCTTGGGAAAATGATCCTAATACAAATGTGAAAATAATGCAAAGATTGGTGCAGGTGGGTTCTTATAATACAGAAGGCTTCAGAAAATGGGCTAAGTCTTATGATGAAATGTCGTTCAGTGATGAAGGTAGACAACGAAGCAATAGAATTTTAACATGGATTGAACAACAAGGTGTTAGCTTTGAGGGGATATCTGTGTTAGACATAGGAGCAGCATCTGGTGTGTTTAGCATCTCTATTGCAAGAAAAGGAGCAGAGGTTACAGCTATCGAACCTTCTTCAGACTTAGATACTATGTTAGCGGAACATGCAAAAAAACATTCTGTTCAAGTAAATATCATTCAAAAGCCATTTGAAGATTTTGTGGAAGACAATAATAAGCAATCCTTTGATCTCGTCTTTTCATCTATGTGTCCGGCTATAAGCAATTGGAATATAGTTGAAAAAGCACTCGGGTTTGCGAAGAAATATTGTTATATAAGTGGGATGTCTAGTAGAAAAGAAAATCATTTAATGGATGAACTATTACCAATTATAGGGGTAGAGTCGCAAGGAATTGATTCCTCTGATATGGCATATCTTTTACAACTACTTTTTCTAAAAGGTTACTCTTATCAATCTTTAATTGAAAGACATTTGAAAATTGTGGACATAGATATCGAAAACGTCGTAACTAAATTAACAGAATGGTTTGTTGAATACCGAATCCCCTTAGAAGATAAGCTACTAAAAAAATCCGAAGAATATTTACGTGAAACATATACAGGTAAAATCCCTTTAAGAATGGGAGGAAGATTTGGAAAGGTACTTGTTCAACTTTAA
- a CDS encoding NAD(P)/FAD-dependent oxidoreductase yields MNIFDCIVIGGGAAGLSTSLTLGRARRNIGLFDDGTNRNRVTQESHGFITRDGTKPHEFREIGLKELEKYPAISYFNTKITEITKGKDNERFTVSTEDDKEFIAEKIVLATGVQEVFPIPSVRDYYGKSIFSCPYCDGWEMREKPLVIIAEDEEYMLHMTKLVYNWSKDLVLITNGVEISEGGALELQKRHIPIKMEPVKKLIGADGHLHEIEFESGETIARSGGFVVPRFYRPITFVEQLGCEIDENGVVVTDGMGRTTQKNIYIAGETEKLVPSSLLISAAEGNKAAIAVNTDFTMERF; encoded by the coding sequence ATGAATATTTTTGATTGTATTGTTATCGGTGGAGGAGCTGCTGGGTTAAGTACTAGTTTAACTTTAGGAAGGGCAAGAAGAAATATTGGTTTGTTTGATGATGGAACCAATAGGAATAGAGTCACTCAAGAATCACATGGGTTTATAACTAGAGACGGAACGAAACCACATGAATTTAGAGAAATAGGGTTAAAAGAATTAGAGAAGTATCCTGCAATATCTTACTTTAATACAAAGATTACTGAGATAACTAAAGGTAAAGATAATGAAAGATTTACTGTTAGCACCGAAGATGATAAAGAATTTATTGCGGAAAAAATCGTCTTAGCCACTGGTGTTCAAGAAGTATTTCCTATACCATCTGTTAGAGATTATTATGGTAAAAGCATTTTTAGTTGCCCATATTGTGATGGCTGGGAGATGAGAGAAAAGCCACTCGTTATTATTGCAGAAGATGAAGAATATATGCTTCATATGACTAAATTAGTTTACAACTGGTCTAAGGATTTAGTGCTCATAACAAATGGCGTTGAAATAAGTGAAGGTGGAGCCTTAGAACTGCAAAAGCGCCATATACCAATAAAGATGGAGCCAGTTAAAAAATTAATAGGTGCTGATGGGCATTTACATGAAATAGAATTTGAATCAGGAGAAACGATAGCAAGATCAGGAGGATTTGTTGTACCAAGGTTTTATCGCCCCATTACATTTGTTGAACAGCTAGGTTGTGAAATAGACGAAAATGGAGTTGTTGTAACAGATGGAATGGGAAGGACAACTCAAAAAAACATCTATATAGCTGGGGAAACCGAAAAATTGGTCCCGTCATCACTATTGATTTCGGCAGCAGAAGGAAATAAAGCTGCTATTGCTGTAAATACTGATTTTACTATGGAACGTTTTTGA
- a CDS encoding class I SAM-dependent methyltransferase: protein MNTTQQNSTAWDKKVEEGSRYTKSVSSEMIERSRNDEWEITVTTEKPVPRNWFPYSLKGLKILCLASGGGQQAPILAAAGADVTVTDISKKQLEQDEKVAKREGLTLKAIQGDMVDLSNFEDESFDMIINPVSNLFVKDVHPVWSEASRVLKDRGILITGFTNPLLWIFDDTQERKGILDVKHSIPSSTLDYLPEDEVQDYLNSHQTIEYAHSLEDQMQGQIDAGFVIAGFYEDDFGGTRILDKYIKTFIATRALKIKV from the coding sequence ATGAATACAACACAACAAAACAGCACTGCTTGGGATAAGAAAGTAGAAGAAGGTTCTAGGTACACTAAATCTGTAAGCAGTGAAATGATAGAAAGAAGTAGAAATGATGAATGGGAGATCACAGTGACAACCGAAAAACCTGTCCCGAGAAATTGGTTTCCTTATTCGTTAAAGGGTCTAAAAATACTTTGCCTTGCTTCTGGTGGGGGGCAACAGGCTCCTATTCTTGCTGCAGCAGGAGCAGATGTAACAGTAACTGATATATCTAAGAAACAGTTAGAACAAGATGAAAAAGTTGCTAAACGTGAAGGTTTAACGTTGAAAGCAATACAAGGAGATATGGTTGATCTTAGCAATTTTGAAGATGAATCTTTTGATATGATTATCAACCCTGTTTCAAATTTATTCGTAAAAGATGTACATCCAGTATGGAGTGAAGCATCTCGAGTATTGAAGGATAGAGGAATCTTGATCACAGGATTCACTAATCCTCTATTATGGATTTTTGATGACACTCAAGAAAGAAAAGGAATCTTAGATGTAAAACATTCTATACCTTCATCTACTCTAGATTATTTACCTGAGGATGAGGTTCAAGATTATCTCAATTCACATCAAACGATAGAATATGCTCATTCTTTGGAAGACCAAATGCAAGGTCAAATAGATGCTGGCTTTGTCATTGCAGGTTTTTATGAAGACGATTTTGGTGGAACTAGAATTTTAGATAAGTATATTAAAACTTTTATTGCTACGAGGGCGTTAAAGATAAAAGTATAA
- a CDS encoding alpha/beta hydrolase, with protein sequence MILHTNIIGEGETLVLIHSGGMTGLTEYQEQSDYFTARNFQVIRPDLRGHGKSVGEIDNYFSRCVKDLNDTLESLNIKQCHIAGVSIGGVAALLFAKEFPNKVRSLSYSGIFPVEPDNWAELSREEAEGYEQLFNNEEAVAFLNEIHGENDWKSLLQSFNGDKFYPFDETGDVANIKIPTLCIVGEKQELEVSAAITYKQLNASINIAVIPFAGHLVHREQPDLYSQILHTFIKNSVEL encoded by the coding sequence ATGATTTTACATACAAATATTATTGGTGAAGGAGAAACATTAGTCCTTATCCACTCTGGTGGTATGACGGGATTGACCGAGTATCAGGAACAAAGTGATTACTTTACTGCTAGGAACTTTCAAGTAATTAGACCTGATTTAAGGGGGCACGGAAAGTCTGTTGGAGAAATTGATAATTATTTTAGTCGTTGTGTAAAAGATTTAAATGATACTTTAGAATCTCTAAATATTAAACAATGTCATATTGCGGGAGTATCAATAGGTGGAGTTGCAGCTTTGCTTTTTGCTAAAGAATTCCCTAATAAAGTAAGGTCTCTCAGCTATTCAGGGATATTCCCTGTTGAACCTGATAATTGGGCGGAACTTTCAAGAGAAGAAGCTGAAGGCTATGAACAATTGTTTAATAACGAAGAAGCAGTAGCATTCTTGAACGAAATTCATGGGGAAAATGATTGGAAGTCATTACTTCAATCTTTCAATGGTGATAAATTTTATCCATTTGATGAAACAGGTGATGTAGCTAATATCAAAATCCCAACTCTATGTATAGTTGGTGAAAAACAAGAGCTAGAGGTTTCTGCTGCTATCACTTACAAGCAATTAAACGCTAGTATAAATATTGCTGTTATCCCTTTTGCGGGTCACTTAGTACATAGAGAGCAACCTGATTTATATTCTCAAATATTACATACGTTTATAAAAAATTCTGTAGAGTTGTAA
- a CDS encoding GNAT family N-acetyltransferase, with protein MITFETNDISKWQIELEIMNSNSDYNLMSKNKNTINIEDIQSEYEESKKLNTTRLLIKKNKSYIGLVDYCLNNSSDNTPWISLFVIHKQYQGAGNSLVAYEHIENLIRQGQKEKLRLAVHKENSRGTDFWSKLGFKKYKEVIIEDRPHLCLEKNL; from the coding sequence ATGATAACATTTGAAACGAATGACATAAGTAAATGGCAGATTGAACTTGAGATTATGAATTCAAATTCTGATTATAACCTTATGTCTAAAAATAAAAACACAATTAATATTGAAGATATACAGTCAGAGTATGAAGAGTCTAAAAAGTTGAATACCACACGGCTTTTAATCAAAAAGAATAAAAGTTACATAGGCTTAGTAGATTACTGTCTTAATAACTCATCAGATAATACACCTTGGATAAGCTTGTTTGTCATCCATAAACAGTATCAAGGTGCAGGTAATTCGCTTGTAGCATATGAGCATATAGAAAACCTTATTAGACAGGGGCAAAAGGAAAAGTTACGTTTGGCAGTTCATAAAGAAAATAGTAGAGGGACAGATTTTTGGAGTAAATTAGGCTTCAAAAAATATAAAGAAGTAATTATTGAGGATAGGCCTCATCTCTGTTTAGAGAAAAACTTATAA
- a CDS encoding GNAT family N-acetyltransferase yields the protein MEIREYDSSDLAQLTSLMADLGYPASIDDMKVRMERIESNPNYYTFVAEKEKSLVGMIGITVHTTYTSNEAKIQITSLVTKRQYRGQGIAKSLVKFVEDWSIRRGCNFIYLLSGKSEKRVIS from the coding sequence ATGGAAATAAGAGAATACGACTCTAGTGATTTAGCACAACTCACAAGTTTAATGGCTGATTTAGGCTACCCTGCATCAATTGATGATATGAAAGTAAGAATGGAACGTATCGAATCCAATCCAAATTACTACACTTTTGTTGCAGAAAAGGAAAAATCTCTAGTTGGGATGATTGGAATAACAGTACATACAACATACACAAGTAACGAAGCAAAGATTCAAATAACCTCGCTCGTTACGAAGAGGCAATATCGCGGTCAAGGTATTGCAAAATCTTTGGTTAAATTTGTAGAAGACTGGTCAATAAGAAGAGGCTGTAATTTTATCTATCTTTTAAGTGGGAAAAGTGAGAAGAGAGTAATCTCTTGA
- a CDS encoding GNAT family N-acetyltransferase, giving the protein MSALQMLYKPIACYFITKKFIQFVRFFYVNRGECYVAEREQQVIGVYVLLPTRPETVELVNVAVVEKLHGTGIGKHLVMDAIQVAKAKCYKRIEIGTGNSSIGQLALYQKCGFRINGVDLDFFIKHYEEEIFENGIQCRDMIRLSQDL; this is encoded by the coding sequence ATGTCAGCGTTACAAATGCTTTACAAACCTATAGCCTGTTATTTCATAACCAAGAAATTTATACAGTTCGTGCGCTTTTTTTATGTAAATAGGGGCGAATGTTATGTAGCCGAAAGGGAACAGCAAGTTATTGGAGTTTATGTACTACTTCCAACAAGACCTGAGACAGTTGAGTTGGTGAATGTTGCAGTTGTAGAAAAGCTACATGGTACAGGTATAGGGAAGCATTTGGTAATGGATGCAATACAGGTAGCAAAAGCAAAATGTTATAAAAGGATTGAAATTGGAACTGGAAATTCAAGTATTGGTCAATTGGCTCTATACCAAAAATGTGGTTTTAGAATTAATGGTGTTGATTTGGACTTTTTTATTAAACATTATGAAGAAGAAATTTTTGAGAACGGTATACAGTGCAGAGATATGATTCGATTATCTCAAGATTTATAA
- a CDS encoding TetR/AcrR family transcriptional regulator, with product MKAHIDTRERILQATLKLIRQKGFKGATTRAIAQESGVNEVTLFRHFKNKKGIVKAAFDKVSYVPTLSRAIKEKVEWNLAKDLLMFSKLYQQLLNQNRDLIIISLKEGDLFPELEQQIANIPRQLKENLIEYFNTMREKGMMIDTNVEAQAMALIWMNFGFFMSQSNHGTQVTYLTEEEFLKNTIDVFARGLTL from the coding sequence ATGAAAGCACATATAGATACCCGTGAAAGAATTTTACAAGCGACTTTAAAACTAATTAGACAGAAAGGATTTAAAGGAGCAACTACCCGTGCAATTGCCCAAGAATCTGGTGTAAATGAAGTAACTTTATTTCGTCATTTTAAAAATAAGAAGGGAATTGTTAAAGCTGCTTTTGATAAGGTATCATATGTTCCTACCCTTTCAAGAGCGATAAAAGAAAAGGTAGAGTGGAATTTAGCAAAGGACTTATTGATGTTTTCTAAATTGTACCAACAACTGCTAAACCAAAACCGTGATTTGATAATAATTAGCTTAAAAGAAGGAGATTTATTTCCTGAACTGGAACAACAAATCGCAAACATACCACGGCAGTTGAAGGAGAATTTAATTGAATATTTTAATACAATGAGAGAAAAGGGGATGATGATTGATACAAATGTTGAAGCTCAAGCAATGGCATTAATTTGGATGAATTTTGGCTTTTTTATGTCTCAATCCAATCATGGCACCCAGGTTACCTATTTAACTGAAGAAGAATTTTTAAAGAATACTATTGATGTTTTCGCTAGAGGGTTAACACTCTAG
- a CDS encoding phosphotransferase, with protein sequence MDKEKLQQEYQLEGIQHIRELTSGNTSKTFLIETENKKYILRSLLSIDAACFEYELHSHIQSRSNVAIVPNILQTIDGKAWIDLHGEVYHLQSYCSPSSVKPTIQQWTQKLVLLRKALLGFEWDEKRNDRFNLTTTWNNLRDEWYNVKKGVVTFNMDTMINHLSRIDQDDSSWIHGDLGSWNTIYNDKTNEYFFIDFGESRRGNHYFDIAALLTSQAPHTSCSNDMKSYIKSFTIEYMKYDYINIKQLSEFVQLWFIRGALTAFAQNTMSPYCDYFLKMQEIYSAAFMEIS encoded by the coding sequence ATGGACAAAGAAAAATTACAACAAGAATATCAATTAGAAGGTATTCAGCATATAAGGGAATTAACGTCAGGTAATACATCAAAAACTTTCCTAATAGAAACAGAGAACAAAAAGTATATTTTAAGATCGCTTTTATCAATTGATGCAGCATGCTTTGAGTACGAGTTGCATTCGCATATACAGTCTCGCTCTAATGTTGCAATTGTCCCAAATATTCTCCAAACAATTGATGGAAAAGCATGGATTGATCTACATGGGGAGGTCTACCATCTACAATCTTATTGTTCACCAAGTTCAGTGAAACCAACTATACAACAATGGACACAGAAACTTGTTTTGTTAAGGAAAGCGCTACTAGGTTTTGAGTGGGATGAAAAAAGAAATGACAGATTTAACTTAACTACAACTTGGAATAACCTTCGAGATGAATGGTATAACGTGAAAAAAGGAGTAGTGACATTTAACATGGATACAATGATAAATCATTTGAGCCGTATAGACCAAGATGATAGCTCGTGGATCCATGGGGATTTAGGTAGTTGGAATACAATATATAATGATAAAACTAATGAATACTTTTTTATTGATTTTGGCGAATCAAGAAGAGGTAATCATTACTTTGATATTGCAGCGCTATTAACTTCCCAAGCTCCACATACTTCTTGTTCAAACGATATGAAATCTTATATAAAGAGTTTTACAATCGAATATATGAAATATGATTACATTAATATAAAACAATTAAGTGAGTTTGTCCAACTTTGGTTTATTAGGGGAGCTTTAACAGCTTTTGCGCAAAATACAATGTCCCCTTATTGTGATTATTTCTTAAAGATGCAAGAAATATATAGTGCCGCATTTATGGAAATATCATGA
- a CDS encoding histidine phosphatase family protein: MHTYIYMVRHGESPKDGNERTRGLTEKGKLDSCRITELLHGEGIEVFVSSPYQRAILTIEELAQRSGQKVIVFEDLKERIFINGNKRISDEELLPLLNKSYSNPDFALPGGESNSICQNRAIKVLNKLLEENKGQKIALGTHGAVMALMMEYYDSKYDLNFLLGTSKPDVYKMEFNRQTLIDVTRLWST; encoded by the coding sequence ATGCATACATATATTTACATGGTAAGACACGGGGAGTCACCAAAGGATGGAAATGAAAGAACAAGAGGGTTAACGGAAAAAGGTAAATTAGATTCTTGTCGAATAACTGAATTATTACATGGAGAAGGGATCGAGGTTTTCGTTTCAAGTCCATATCAACGGGCAATTTTAACGATAGAAGAACTAGCTCAACGCTCGGGACAAAAAGTAATAGTATTTGAAGATCTTAAAGAAAGGATTTTCATCAATGGAAACAAGAGAATATCTGATGAGGAATTATTACCTCTACTGAATAAGTCATACTCTAATCCTGATTTTGCTTTACCGGGAGGGGAGTCTAATTCAATTTGTCAAAATCGAGCTATAAAGGTCTTGAATAAATTATTGGAAGAGAACAAAGGGCAAAAAATAGCATTAGGTACTCATGGAGCAGTAATGGCTTTGATGATGGAGTATTATGACAGTAAATACGATTTGAACTTTTTGTTGGGTACCTCAAAACCAGATGTATACAAAATGGAGTTTAATCGTCAAACATTAATAGATGTAACAAGATTATGGAGTACATAA